ACTTCCTGCCGGTACTCATATACGAGGTTGGAAGTATGGGAAGTGGCATGGGCGGTTTTGATATAACCTTGTTTGTCCACATCCAGGATCAGCTGGTAAGGGCGGGTTTGTTTGCCTTTGGAAAGAAAGATGAAAGTGGTGTCTGCTCCTAACTGGTCAGCAATGGTATCCCGGGAATAGGCATCTGACAGGGAAGTTTTGCTGATATCTGCATCCATCAATGGCCGGAACAGGGTTTCAAGTGCTATGCCCTCCTTTGTTTTCACAGAATCTGTGACACCATTGAGCCGCACGACCTTTGTCATTTGCATCTGCTGTTCCTTTAAACGGGCAATTTCTTCCAGGCAATAATTGCCAAGTGCGCGGTAACTGGTGTCTTTTGCTGTGATAGCCGGTTTCTCCTGCTGAAGATTACAACCTGCTGCCATGCCAATTAACATACACAATAACAATGGTCTCATGTCAGCAAATTTAATGGTGAATCCACAATCCCCCATAAAAAAATAATGCGCCGTGAAAACGGCGCATCTGATGCATGAGCAAATCTGTCGAGAGCACTAAAATTTTCAACTATGTAGAAACTAGCGTTTTTTGATACTGATTTTGCTGAGTAATACCGGGTTGTTCATGGCGGAGTAATCATATTGATATACTCCATCCGCCGCACTTACCAGCAGGTTTTTGTCACTATAAGGGATCACATCGTAGGTGGTCAGGCCTTCTATGAGCCTGGTGGTGCTGATAGAAGCGAAGTCTGTACCCTGCATGAACCTCAATCCAAATGTGCCTTCGCAGATGAACAGCTTGCCATTGCTTACGCCCAGGCCATACGGATTCTTCATCTGGTAGCTGGCCAGTTTAACCGGCTGGTCTACATTGGACACATCAAAAACCTGTAACTCATTAATACTACCACCGCAGGCCGCGCCGCTCCTTACTGTTACATAAGCTTTTGTTCCTTCCACCACCACCGGATCACAGGCCCTGAAGTGAGTTGCCGTAGAGCGTTTCTTCGGAGCTGCCGGATCGATGATGTCATAAATATGCATGGCGTTCATGCTGCCGATGAAAAGATATTCCCCATATGGGAAGATGGTTTCAATGCTTCCGCCTGGTATATTTTGTTCCCCTTTGTGAACCGGATTGGCTGCATTACTGATATCGAATGCTTTCAGCTGGCTCCAGTTAACGGTGTATAAATAATCTTTTGCAATAGTGAAACGCGCCATGGAACCACCTTTTCCTGTTCCTCCGCTCGCTTTATAAGCAGCTGAGTTCAGACTGTAACCTGCCATGTCATATACCAGGTATTCATCTTTTTTCGCACATTCACACTCATAAGTAGTATCCCTGGTGGTATAACCTACTACAATGCTATCGTTGTTCCGGACAGACTGGCCCATCATTAACCCTGCTGAATTGATCGGGTAATTGATGATATTATCCAGTTTTTTAACGAACGAGATATGAAGCGGGTCGAGGATATTGAATACAACGAGGTCCGCATAACTGTCTGCATATAAAGTATTCCCTTTGATAGCGATGTCCACATTTCCCCGGATGTTCAGGAACGCTACATTCTTCGGCTCCCGGGGATTGCTGTTGTCTATGACGTGGATCCCTTTCTGCATCTCATTTACAAAGATGTACTGGTCTTTTACGTAGATCTTGCCCGGAGTGCCTACTTCCTGCGGCGCTTCTGATTTTACGCTTGCCCAATAATCTGCTTTCGCCATAATAACCGGCGTATAAATAGTTGTGGTGGTGATCCTGCTGCACTTTTCCTTAACACATCCACTAAAAGCCAGAATTCCGGCTATTATAACGGGGAGTTTAAACAGCATGGTACGCATAGGGGGATGAATTTGAAAGTAAAACGGGGCGGGGGAGAGAAAAGTTACAGGGGGACTAAAATATAAAGAGTTGAGTTGCAACTGACAGCAACTCAACTCTTCTTGATAAGAATATGATTTTAAACCAACAGGTTGCCGGTCATTTCAGGAGGAATGGGAAGTCCCATGAAATGCAGGATGGTAGGCGCAATGTCTCCCAGTTTACCGTTCTTCACATCACCCTTAAAGTCCTGGCTGATGATAAAGAAAGGAACAGGGTTCAGCGAGTGTGCCGTATTAGGAGTACCGTCTTCATTGATCATGTAATCTGCATTACCATGATCTGCTGTCAGGAAGATCACATAATCATTCAGCAGGGCAGTGGTCACCACTTTTGCCACACAGGCATCTACGGTTTCTACTGCTTTGATCACAGCAGGCCATACTCCTGTATGCCCCACCATGTCTGCATTCGCGAAATTGAGCACGATAAAGTCTGTGGTCCGCTGTTCCAGTTCAGGAACGATCAGATCTGCCAGCTCCGGCGCACTCATTTCCGGTTTCAGATCGTAAGTAGCCACTTTGGGAGAAGGGGCCAGTAAACGTCTTTCACCCACAAACGGTGTTTCACGGCCACCGGAAAAGAAGAAGGAAACGTGTGGGTATTTCTCTGTTTCCGCAATACGGATCTGAGTTTTACCATGTTTTTCCAATACTTCGCCCAACGTCATTACCAGGTTATCATTATCGAAAATGATGTGTACGCCCTTGAAGGATTTGTCGTATTCCGTAATGGTAGTATAGTTCAGTGCCAGCGGTTGCATACCAAAATCAGGGAAAGCCTGCTGGGTGAGCACTTCCGTGATCTCGCGGCAGCGGTCTGTTCTGAAGTTGAAGCAAAGTACCGCATCGCCTTCTTTGATAGTAGCAATAGGCTGTTGCTGATCATTTACCGAAATGATCGGTTTGATGAATTCATCCGTAACGCCATCTGCATAAGAAGCTTTTACAGCCAGGGGAGCATTTTGCGTGGGGACACCAATACCATACACCATAGCATCATAAGCCAGTTTCACACGTTCCCAGCGTTTATCACGGTCCATGGCATAATAACGTCCTGTTACGGAAGCGATCTGGCCGGTGGTTTGTTGTAAATGCTGCTGCAGATCTTCCAGGTAAGCGAAACCGCCTTTGGGATCTGTATCACGGCCATCTGTAAATGCATGGATGAACACCTTTTTCAGGCCACGCTGATGTGCAATGCTGATAATGGCTTTCAGGTGGGAGATGTGAGAATGCACACCGCCATCGCTGACAAGACCTATCAGGTGAAGGGCTTTATCATTGTTCAGCGCATAATCCATAGAGGCCTGCAGTACTTTGCTGGCTGCCAGTTCCCCTGTACGGATAGCTACATTGATGCGTTGCAGCTCCTGGTATACAATACGGCCTGCGCCAATATTGAGGTGCCCTACTTCTGAATTGCCCATCTGGCCATCCGGAAGGCCTACCTGTTCACCACAGGTGATCAGCTGGCCATGGGGGTATTGCTCATATAAATTATCTACAAAGGGGGTGTTTGCGTGTGCTATAGCGTCTGCGGCAGGAACCTGACCCTGTCCCCAGCCGTCCATGATAACCAGGATCGCTCTTTTGTTTTCCATACAGTTTTGTCCGTTGTGTGATGAATGAATCGGGTCGTGAAATTAATAATAACATCCCTTTTGAGGGTTAAATTTTTAAGAATGGCCCAACTACACACATATCAATTATTTAGAATAACAGGTCTGAAATGCAAATAGCACAATGATGGGATATTATTGAACATCAGCAATTTGGCATAGTTTTGGCACCTGCTACGGTTGATAAAAGTATAGTTCGATCTAAAAAACGGATAATGAAAAAGTTAATCTTTGCACTGGGGGTACTGATAGCATGCGGAATGTTTACGGCCTTCACTTTGATGGCCGGGCCATTTGAAGATGTGATCAGCGCCATCAAGCAAGGGGATGCCGCAAGCCTAGGTAAAAATCTGGATAACACGGTGGAGATCAACATGATGGGGAAGTCAAATTCCTACAGTAAGGCGCAAGCCGAGATCATTTTGAAAGATTTCTTTAGCAAAAACAGTGTAAAGTCCTTCGAGCTCATCCACAAAGGTGGTCAGGAAGGCAGCGGATTCTTTGGCGTAGGTACCCTGGTAACTTCCGCAGGAAGCTATCGTATCTCATTTTTCCTCCAAAAGAAAGGGACAACGTTTGTATTGAATGAATTAAGGTTCGAAAATAAATAACGGAAATTTAGCTTAAGAAGAGAGAGATTGAAAGGCTGCCGGCAGGCGGCCTTTTTTGTGCCAGGCTTTATCTCAAAGGGATTTATGTAACTTGCCGCTTTATTTCAAACCAGCAGTTTACATGTTACAAAAAGAAGCATTGACCAACTTTATCAGCAGTGCGCTGGCAGAAGATATCGGCAACGGAGACCATAGTACAATGGCTTCCATTCCCCCTGCCACAAAAGGCACCGCTCAGCTGAAGATCAAAGAGGCCGGGGTATTGGCAGGTATGGAAGTAGCCGAAGCTGTTTTTCGTTACCTGGATATGTTCACGGAATTCCGTCCCTTCAAAAAAGACGGTGATGCCATGCAGCCCGGTGAACTGGCTTTTGAAGTAGATGCTGCCGTACATACTTTGCTCATGGCAGAACGCCTGGTGCTCAACTGCATGCAACGGATGAGTGGCATTGCCACCCTCACCCGGCAATACACAGACCGTCTTAAAGGTTACCATACCAAAGTGCTCGATACCCGTAAAACCACGCCCAACTTCCGTATGCTGGAAAAAGAAGCTGTACGCATCGGGGGAGGTGTGAATCACCGCATGGGCCTGTACGATATGGTGATGCTGAAAGACAACCATATCGATTTCTGCGGAGGAATCACACCGGCAGTAAATAATGTGGTGGATTATCTGAAAAAGAAAGGACTGAACTTACAGATAGAAGTAGAGGCCCGCAGCCTGAACGATGTACGGGAAATACTGGCCGTTGGAAATGTACACCGCATTATGCTGGACAATTTCACGCCGGAACAGATCCCCGCCGCACTGGAACTGATCAATGGAAAATATGAAACAGAAGCTTCCGGCGGCATCACTTTAGCCAATGTGGAAGCTTATGCAAAAACGGGTGTGGACTTTGTTTCCGTGGGCGCCATCATCCATCATGCCGTAAGTCTTGATCTGAGCCTTAAAGCTGTTATCCACCCCAACAAATGAGAAAGATCCTGATCATCATCAACCGCAAAGCCGGTACCGATCGTGAAAAGCAACTGGGATTGGTTATCCGCCAGCAACTCCCGGCAGACCAGTTCGCTGTTGAAATCACTTACCTGCAATACCTTGGCCATGGAACAGACCTTGCCCGTGAAGCTGTTCAACGGGGAGTAGATACAGTAGTTGCTGTAGGCGGCGATGGTTCCATCAATGAAATTGCACAGGGCCTTTTAGGTTCCAGAACTGCATTGGCTATTGTGCCATTGGGAAGTGGAAACGGCCTTGCCCGCGCACTCCGCATTCCGCTGGATGCCACAGCAGCTTTGCAGATTGTAGCCAACGGCACCAGAAAACCTATGGACGCCGGTTTTGCCAATGAACATCTTTTCCTGAGTAATGCAGGCGTAGGTTTCGATGCCCTCATCGCAGACCGTTTCAGACATAGCAAAAAGCGCGGTCTTATCAACTATGCCCGCCTGGTGATAGGAGGCTTCGCCAGTTACAAACCGGCTGCTTATTCCATCAAAGTGGATGGGCAGGAAAGAGTTCAAAAAGCCTTTCTGATGACGGTGGCCAACGGCAACCAGTTCGGCTACGAATTTAAGCTCGCTCCCAAAGCCAGTGTTTTTGACGGTTTATTGGATATATGTCTGGTACCACCGATACATTTCTGGGATCTGCTGCCCCTCAGCATTCATTCCTTAAAAGGTAATATTGACGAAAGCCGTTACATGGAACACATTACCGGCAAGGAAATTGAAGTGAACAGTACCGACCTGAACTGCTTACAGGTAGATGGGGATGCTGTACCTTTGACCAATGGGAAAACAGTGTATTTTCGCATAGCGGCAGGTGCATTACAGGTGATCGTACCTGCTGAATAATAAACCTTGATATGAGTAAGAAGAAAAACAGCTCCGGCGGCATCGTGTATTCCACAGATCCCAATTATTCCTATCCACAGGAAGAACAGGAGGAACAAGCCACATTACCACCCGCCCGGCAGCAACTGAAAGTAACGCTGGATAAAAAGCAGCGCGCAGGTAAAACGGTTACCGTTGTAGATGGATTTACCGGAACAGAAGCTGATCTCGAAAAACTGGGGAAAGACCTGAAGACCAAATGTGGTACCGGAGGCAGTGCAAAAGACGGCCAGATCCTTATCCAGGGCGATTATAAAGATAAGATAGTGAAGTGGTTACAGGACTGGGGTTATAAAGCTAAATAAGGAGAAATCAAGCCTATGAGAAGGTTCAGAGAATGCTTCACATAGGCTTGACATAGGCTCAACATAGGGCACTCGTTTGATGATCCTATACCTATCTGTTAACCAGCTTAAGGGCACCCTCCGAATAACGTTCCCCGCTGATCTCATATCCCTTCATCAATTGCTCAATCGCCAGCACATCAGCAGCAGAAAGGTGCACATCCGCCGCGGCAGCATTCTCCTGCAGGTACTTCCTTCTTTTGGTTCCCGGAATGGGAATGATATCATCTCCTTTTGCCAATAACCAGGCCAATGCCAGTTGGCCGGTAGTAATATTCTTTCCCGCGGCCACTTCTGTCAGTGCATTCACAATCGCCTGGTTCTTCTCAAAAGCTTCCTGCTGAAAGCGGGGCAGGTTACGGCGGAAATCATTTTCATCCAGGGTCTTTACATCCTTCAGTGTATTCGTTAAAGCACCCCTGCCCAGCGGGCTGTAAGGAACCAGGGCGATATTCAGTTCCCGCGCAGTGGGGATGATCTCTTTTTCAAGGTCTCTTACAAAAAGGGAATACTCGCTTTGAAGCGCGGCAATCGGATGTACCGCATCAGCTTTCCGGAGAGAAGCTGCGGAGGATTCAGAAAGCCCCAGGAAGCGCACTTTACCTTCTTTCACCAGCTCAGCCATGGCACCTACGGTTTCTTCGATCGGTATATTGGCATCCACGCGATGGGCGTAATAAAGATCGATGTGATCTGTACCAAGCCTCTTCAGGCTTGCTTCGCAGGCCTTTTTGAGATAAGCGGGGGAACCATCAATGTAAGTAGAATTATCCTCCCGCATGCGGAAGCCGAATTTAGTGGCCAGGAAAACATCCTTGCGGCGGGTGGCCAGTACTTTGGAGAGCTGTTCTTCATTCAGGCCCTGGCCGTACATATCCGCTGTGTCCCAGAAATTGATGCCGAGGTCCAGTGAAAGTTCCAGTGTGGCTTGTGATTCCTGATCATCCCGTTGTCCGTATGCAAAGGCCATACCCATACATCCCAGGCCAATAGCGGATACCTTTTCTCCAGATTTACCAAGTGTTCTGTATTGCATTGTAATAGGATTTTAATACACAAATGTAATTGCGGATGGATGATCAATAATTGCACGATTCAAACGGGAAATTGCAAATATCAGAGGAAGAATTTTTATGCAACTACGGCAGGTTTCATAGGAATTGCAACATGTGTTGCACTTTTATATTTGGCTAGTTAAAAAAGAAACTCCATCTTGTATGCCTCCATTTATTGACCAAAATCAGCGGGCCTGGCCCAATGACTGGCGTTTTTGGAGAAGCAGACTGATTTGTCTTTACAAATTCCACTTCTCCAAAAGCCAGTTGACAAACTGGCTTTTTTATTTCACTACGCCTTCACTGAATACAGCCAAACTACCATTTACCGCACAACTGCTTTATTTCACGATCACGAACTCTACCTCCCCAAATCCCAGTTCCAGCATAGTTTTCCCTTTTTCGAGACATAACCGCCCATCCGGTAATACATCCATGATAACACCCTGGAAGATATCCCCGTTTATCTTGTATAACCCAGGTTCTTTAAAGCGGTACATGTAAGACTTATATTCTTCCAGCCACTGATCAAATATCGCAGGGTGTAAACGGCTGTAACGTTCTTCCAGGCAGGCACAGAGCTCATGTGCCAATGCAAGGCTGTCCCAGTTCTTGCCCGTTATCTGTCTTAAGGATACAGGATTGATCAGGCTCGGCGGGAAATGCGGCGTATTGATGTTAATACCGATGCCTGTGATGGCATATTGCCATACATTTCCACGTAAAACATTCTCTATCAGAATACCCCCTGCCTTTCTGTCACGCCAGTAAATATCGTTGCTCCACTTGATCCGCGTGTCGTCTCCTGCGTATTTAGAGAAGAAATCATAGGCGCCCAAAGCCACGGCAACACTGAGCATAAATTGTTGAGGCAATGCCAGCGCGGGTTGAAGAGCAGTGGTAAGCATAATGTTCTCTCCCGGTTCTGAAAGCCATTGTTTACCACGCTGTCCTTTTCCGGCCGTTTGTTCCATAGCGAACCAGGTGCTGCCGTCTGCCACAGGCCCTGCATTGACCTGGGCCATGGCATAGTTATTGGTGCTGTCTACAGTTGACAGCACATGAAATGGGTTGCCGATCACAAGTCTGTTTTTATCTTTAAAACGATCTGAAACAAAGTAACACCATTTTAACAATTTTTTACCGGCTCAATCGTCAACAGATATGAAGCAGTTGTGATATTTTGGGGCTGGTTTAGTAATTTTGAAGATTAAAGTTTATTTTTAACAAAAACAGCATTTATTGGCACCCTTAACCATTCTAAATACCCGGAAAAAGGCGGTAACACGCGTAAACAGGAACAGCAAGATATTTACTACCATCATAAAGGCCATACAGGACAAAAAAGGGGAGAATATCGTTTCCCTTGATCTGCGCAAGATCCCTGAAGCTGTTGCTGATTTTTTTATCTTATGTGAGGCCAATTCAAACACTCAGGTTAAAGCCATTGCAGACTTTGTGGAAGAAGAAGTGAGGCGCGCAACAGAAGAAACACCTTACAAACACGAGGGTTTTACTGCCCAACAGTGGATCCTGGTGGATTATGTGAATATTGTAGTGCATGTTTTCATACCTGAAACACGCAAATTCTATAAACTGGAGGAGATGTGGAGTGATGCGGAAAGCATGGAACACCTTGAAAACTGAACAAAACCGCCGGTTTTGTATTAATTATTTGTATAAAAAGACAACACTCATTCGTAAAGGAGCGAACGATCATGGAAAAAGGAGGCAACAACAATAACAAGGGATCCGATAAATCTCCAAAAAAAGGACCAAAGTTCAATATATACTGGGTTTATGCCTTTATAGGGATAGCCCTGCTGGCTATGAACTTTATTGACTTAAAGAACCAACCGAAAGAACTCACCGGTTTTAAACAATTCCAGCAGGAATTCCTGCGTACAGGAGATGTGGACAAACTTGTTGTAGTGAATAAAAAGGTGGTGGAGATCTACATCAAGAAAGATCGGTTGAACGATCCGAAGTATGATGCAGTGAATAAAAATCGTTTCGGTCAGCCTAATCCCGGCCCGCACTATCAGTTCACAATTGGTAGCGTGGAAGGTTTCCAGAAAGAACTGGACAAAGCACAAGCTGATGTTCCTTTGGCGGATCAGATGAACGTATCCTTCCAGGATCGTCAGAACTGGTTCGATCCATTGATGCAGATATTATTGCCCATCCTGCTTTTAATTGGTATGTGGATCCTGCTGATGCGTAAAATGGGAGGCCCTTCCGGTGGAAGTGGCGGACCAGGTGGCATCTTCAATATCGGCAAATCCAAAGCCACTTTATTTGATAAAGGCACCAGGGTGAACATCACATTTAACGATGTGGCTGGTTTGGACGAAGCAAAAGTGGAAGTGATGGAGATCGTGGATTTCCTGAAAAATCCAAAGAAATACACCTCATTAGGTGGTAAAATACCAAAAGGTGCATTGCTGGTTGGCCCTCCGGGTACAGGTAAAACCCTGCTCGCAAAAGCCATGGCCGGTGAAGCACAAGTACCTTTCTTCTCTATGAGCGGTTCCGATTTCGTGGAGCTTTTCGTAGGGGTAGGTGCAAGCCGTGTACGTGACCTGTTCAAACAAGCACGTGAAAAAGCACCCTGTATCATCTTCATCGATGAAATTGATGCTATCGGCCGCGCCCGTGGTAAGAACGTAATGATGAGCAACGATGAACGCGAAAACACCCTCAACCAGTTACTGGTAGAAATGGATGGTTTCGGAACAGACAGTGGTATCATCATCCTCGCAGCCACCAACCGTCCGGATGTACTGGATAGCGCTTTATTGCGCCCCGGCCGTTTCGACCGTCAGATCTCTATTGATAAACCAGATCTGGCTGGCCGTGAGCATATCTTTGATGTGCATCTGAAACCGATCAAAACATCTCCAAACCTCGATATCAAAAAACTCGCTTCCATGACCCCCGGTTTTGCCGGAGCGGATATTGCCAACGTATGTAACGAAGCAGCTTTGATTGCTGCCCGTAAAGGCAAAACGCAAGTGGAAATGGACGACTTCAATGATGCGATCGACCGTGTAATTGGTGGTTTGGAGAAAAAGAACAAGATCATTTCTCCGGAAGAAAAAGAAGTGATCGCTTACCACGAAGCTGGCCATGCTATCTGCGGATGGTACCTGGAACATGCTAACCCGCTGGTAAAAGTGACCATCGTTCCACGCGGCGTTGCTGCTTTGGGATATGCTCAGTATCTGCCGAAAGAACAATACCTCTATAATACTGAACAACTCATGGACGATATATGCATGACCCTTGGTGGCCGCGCAGTAGAAGACCTGGTATTCGGTAAAGTATCTACCGGTGCGCAGAACGACCTGCAGGTAATTACCCGCATGGCTTATGCTATGGTCACTGTATACGGTATGAACGATAAGATCGGTAACGTTTCTTTCTACGATCCTAACAGCGATCAGGCTTTCACCAAACCGTACTCTGAAGAAACATCCAAAATGATCGACCATGAAGTACGTTTGCTGATAGACCAGGCATACCAGCGTACTAAAAAACTGCTGGCTGATAAAATGGATAACGTGAGATTACTGGCCGGCGAACTGCTGAAGAAAGAAGTACTCTATAAAGATGACCTGGAGCGCCTCATCGGCAAACGCCCTTACGAGACGCACAAAGAACATATCGTTCCTAACAAGGAAGGTACCAGCTTTGATGGTGTTCATCCTACAGATATTATCAATCCTTCACCGGCAAATGTGATCTCAGAATAGGATGAAAGTATCTCCTGCCAAAGAAAATATCCTGAAGAAAGTCAGGAATGCGCTCAGCCAGCCAGTGCAGTTGCCATTTCCGCATGCGGAAGGAAACAACTCTGTGTTTGAAACAGCACATGATGGTTTGGAAATGAAGTTCGCAGAAGAATTCACCCGCCTGCAAGGCAAGTTTATCTTCTGTTCTTCACGCGATGAGCTGGCAGAAAATCTGCAGGCCCTGGTAGTGAATAAAGAATGGACGCACGTACATTGTAAAACACCTGCGCTGGAAAAGATCCTGCAGCCATATTCACCAGCCTACCTCAACGTAGGGGATGAACATACACTGGATGCAGCCATTACAGATTGTGAATGGCTCGTAGCCCGCACAGGAAGTATTATCATGAGCGCAGCGCAGCCTTCAGGAAGAGCATTGCCGGTTTTTGCACCCATCCATATTGTGATTGCCTACACGCATCAACTGGTACTGGATATAAAAGACGGCATCAGCAAAATGAAAGAGAAATACCCCGGTCAGCTTCCATCCATGATCTCTTTTGCCACCGGCCCAAGCCGTACGGCAGATATCGAGAAAACACTGGTAGTGGGAGTACACGGACCTAAAGAGGTATATGTGTTCTTACTGGACGAATAGATATTTTTAATCAATACAAACAATGTAAAATGCAAAAGGAAATCATCACTTTTGCATTTTACATTTAAGCTGGATCATGGAATTGTTATTGCCTGCAGACAAGCGTATTTACTTTGCTTCGGACTTTCACCTCGGTGCTCCTGATATGGAAAAGAGCCGCGAGCGGGAAAGGCTGATAGTACGCTGGCTGGAAGAAGCGGCAAAAGATGCACAGCACATCTTCCTGGTGGGCGACCTCTTCGATTTCTGGTTTGAATATAAAGATGTGATCCCCAAAGGGTATACCCGCCTGCTGGGTAAACTGGCAGAACTGCGGGACAAGGGCATTGGCATTTCCGTTTTCATCGGCAACCATGATATGTGGATGAATGGATATTTTGAAGATGAATTGCAGATCCCCGTTTACTATGAACCACAGACTTATACCATTGCCGGCAAGAAATTCTATATCGGCCATGGAGATGGTTTAGGCCCCGGTGATCATGGTTATAAATTCCTCAAGAAAGTATTTCGTAACCCCGTTTGCCGCTGGTTGTTTTCCTGTTTACATCCCAGGTGGGGTATTTCCATGGCCAATTACTGGAGCCGCAAAAGCCGTGCTGCTACAGGTTCTGAACTGGAACAGTTCCTGGGAGAGCAGGATGAATGGCTGGCCATTTACAGTAAAGAAATACTGCAGAAAGAACATTTCGATTATTTTATTTTCGGGCACCGCCACCTCCCACTGGACCTGAATGTAGGAGAGAACAGTCGATATGTGAACCTGGGCGACTGGCTCAATTATAATTCCTATGGTGTTTTTGATGGCAACACGCTGGAACTGAAATACTACAAACCTTAACCCAGTATCTCGTGTAATATAGGAGGGGAGTGCAGTTCCTTAAAATCAGGAAGATGCACTTTGTAAAAATCCAGGTAAGCGTACAGCATATTCCTCCTTCTTTCCTTATTCAATTCAATCTTCCCAAGATCAGCAGCATATACCACCTGTTGCAGGCGATCCGTTATTTCACTGGAAACTTCATCCAGGTAATTACTGTGATGTGGTGGCAGATCCGTGAATACCCCTTCCTGCAGATCCAGGTAAGGCGTGTATTCAGAATAATGGCCACCGAAGTGGAAACCGAGATGTATAGCCAGTTTCAGGGTAAAGTATAAAGGAAGGTTGGCGGCTACTGCAGTAGGTTCCGTATCCAGAGCTTTGAATACACTTTCTGCAAATTGATAGA
This DNA window, taken from Chitinophaga niabensis, encodes the following:
- the rsfS gene encoding ribosome silencing factor; its protein translation is MAPLTILNTRKKAVTRVNRNSKIFTTIIKAIQDKKGENIVSLDLRKIPEAVADFFILCEANSNTQVKAIADFVEEEVRRATEETPYKHEGFTAQQWILVDYVNIVVHVFIPETRKFYKLEEMWSDAESMEHLEN
- the ftsH gene encoding ATP-dependent zinc metalloprotease FtsH — protein: MEKGGNNNNKGSDKSPKKGPKFNIYWVYAFIGIALLAMNFIDLKNQPKELTGFKQFQQEFLRTGDVDKLVVVNKKVVEIYIKKDRLNDPKYDAVNKNRFGQPNPGPHYQFTIGSVEGFQKELDKAQADVPLADQMNVSFQDRQNWFDPLMQILLPILLLIGMWILLMRKMGGPSGGSGGPGGIFNIGKSKATLFDKGTRVNITFNDVAGLDEAKVEVMEIVDFLKNPKKYTSLGGKIPKGALLVGPPGTGKTLLAKAMAGEAQVPFFSMSGSDFVELFVGVGASRVRDLFKQAREKAPCIIFIDEIDAIGRARGKNVMMSNDERENTLNQLLVEMDGFGTDSGIIILAATNRPDVLDSALLRPGRFDRQISIDKPDLAGREHIFDVHLKPIKTSPNLDIKKLASMTPGFAGADIANVCNEAALIAARKGKTQVEMDDFNDAIDRVIGGLEKKNKIISPEEKEVIAYHEAGHAICGWYLEHANPLVKVTIVPRGVAALGYAQYLPKEQYLYNTEQLMDDICMTLGGRAVEDLVFGKVSTGAQNDLQVITRMAYAMVTVYGMNDKIGNVSFYDPNSDQAFTKPYSEETSKMIDHEVRLLIDQAYQRTKKLLADKMDNVRLLAGELLKKEVLYKDDLERLIGKRPYETHKEHIVPNKEGTSFDGVHPTDIINPSPANVISE
- a CDS encoding LutC/YkgG family protein; amino-acid sequence: MKVSPAKENILKKVRNALSQPVQLPFPHAEGNNSVFETAHDGLEMKFAEEFTRLQGKFIFCSSRDELAENLQALVVNKEWTHVHCKTPALEKILQPYSPAYLNVGDEHTLDAAITDCEWLVARTGSIIMSAAQPSGRALPVFAPIHIVIAYTHQLVLDIKDGISKMKEKYPGQLPSMISFATGPSRTADIEKTLVVGVHGPKEVYVFLLDE
- a CDS encoding UDP-2,3-diacylglucosamine diphosphatase; this translates as MELLLPADKRIYFASDFHLGAPDMEKSRERERLIVRWLEEAAKDAQHIFLVGDLFDFWFEYKDVIPKGYTRLLGKLAELRDKGIGISVFIGNHDMWMNGYFEDELQIPVYYEPQTYTIAGKKFYIGHGDGLGPGDHGYKFLKKVFRNPVCRWLFSCLHPRWGISMANYWSRKSRAATGSELEQFLGEQDEWLAIYSKEILQKEHFDYFIFGHRHLPLDLNVGENSRYVNLGDWLNYNSYGVFDGNTLELKYYKP
- the recO gene encoding DNA repair protein RecO, translated to MLHKTPGIVLRTVKYGDASVILSIFTELFGIQSYIVNGVRSSKPKAARGNILQPGNILDLVVYHNDQKNLHRISEFKLGHVYTSMHVNIVKNTVALYLIELLQKVLRQPEHNPELYQFAESVFKALDTEPTAVAANLPLYFTLKLAIHLGFHFGGHYSEYTPYLDLQEGVFTDLPPHHSNYLDEVSSEITDRLQQVVYAADLGKIELNKERRRNMLYAYLDFYKVHLPDFKELHSPPILHEILG